From Drosophila nasuta strain 15112-1781.00 chromosome X, ASM2355853v1, whole genome shotgun sequence, one genomic window encodes:
- the LOC132795129 gene encoding multivesicular body subunit 12A, with product MNKAGKHIQSGATTAIGGGNSSLANATALLGSPPPITNATAAGAAAGAVLNGTASSPMNVFNSIMSFLPDNRPITSLHIVEDFERCPKNFNAIHRTYDQDADADLWRDYNILFGRQTTRYLCLSKSEGLPDYVVETLKVIAEKVPPPKEFSLLSRTADSDQKAWRKRQIAYKLSKRGTVTHAVTDVILCSKLKIAPDGFKLAGDINGVLICYKTGAIPVRLPPPVPLSAVGVASGNSCEVEQALNRLNLHGQRNSRGPLPQVPATAEHHDYEEIQAHFQINSPQRPAPPRPATAAAGGGRNGNYGGTGTLGTYTELEGVPFTMHAMLQRNQPMTDLPTLPEISTLLKTLDYDFQLERQILCTMKSSASKNPFFK from the exons ATGAACAAGGCCGGCAAGCACATTCAAAGTGGCGCCACCACAGCCATTGGTGGCGGCAACTCCTCGCTGGCCAATGCCACCGCCTTGCTTGGCTCCCCACCGCCAATCACAAATGCAACGGCCGCGGGAGCCGCAGCTGGAGCAGTGCTCAACGGCACTGCGAGCAGTCCCATGAATGTGTTCAACTCCATCATGAGCTTTTTGCCGGACAATCGACCCATCACCTCGCTGCACATTGTCGAGGACTTTGAGCG CTGCCCGAAGAACTTCAATGCCATACATCGGACTTATGATCAGGATGCCGATGCAGATCTGTGGCGTGATTACAACATTCTCTTTGGCCGCCAGACCACACGCTATCTCTGCCTATCAAAGTCCGAGGGTCTGCCCGACTACGTTGTGGAGACGCTAAA agtCATTGCCGAGAAAGTGCCGCCGCCCAAGGAGTTCTCGCTGTTGTCGCGCACTGCGGACAGCGATCAGAAGGCGTGGCGCAAGCGGCAAATCGCCTACAAGTTGTCGAAACGCGGCACTGTCACGCATGCGGTCACCGATGTAATACTCTGCTCCAAGCTGAAGATAGCGCCCGATGGCTTTAAGCTCGCTGGCGACATAAATGGTGTTTTGATCTGCTACAAAACCGGTGCGATTCCAGTGCGTCTGCCACCGCCGGTGCCACTttctgctgttggtgttgcaaGCGGCAACAGCTGTGAGGTGGAACAGGCGCTCAATCGTCTCAATTTACACGGCCAACGTAATTCACGCGGTCCG CTGCCACAGGTGCCTGCAACAGCTGAGCACCATGACTACGAAGAGATACAGGCGCACTTTCAAATCAATTCGCCACAGCGACCAGCGCCACCGCgtccagcaacagcagctgcaggtgGAGGGCGAAATGGCAACTATGGCGGGACTGGCACTCTGGGCACCTACACTGAACTGGAAGGCGTGCCATTCACCATGCATGCCATGCTACAGCGCAACCAGCCAATGACTGAT TTGCCCACATTGCCTGAAATTTCCACGCTGCTGAAGACGTTGGACTATGACTTCCAACTGGAGCGTCAGATCTTGTGCACCATGAAATCATCGGCCTCCAAGAACCCATTCTTTAAGTAG
- the LOC132795130 gene encoding transcription initiation factor TFIID subunit 8, whose protein sequence is MEKTEAVTIPNIDAYRRLLNKAVSQLLLDKGAATASNQCLETLTQMMQALIVEVGNSSHNYCELAGRTMPTVGDVSIALINMGINISSLEPYTRRVNHVSIPLPSQQTQQRQLSLLQAGSKAAHPHYVPSYFPAMPDPHAYIRTPTHKQPVTEYEAIREKAASQKRDVEKALTKFLCKTSETVNLFPTEDNMFPLIACRPRFPPYLAALNPTDQVFDFEELEYHYLVANRTEDAPSKEDGEEGDSENEDDGDKSKEEKLELEIKPNSTTNKAILENPNIDNPYLRAATLPKRAKLNPESGADTRNIMPARQQTPTASTASTTPTPAPTPTPSILEITKT, encoded by the exons ATGGAGAAAACTGAAGCAGTCACAATACCCAATATCGATGCATATCGCCGATTACTCAATAAAGCAGTGTCTCAACTGCTGCTCGACAAAGGAGCCGCCACAGCCAGTAATCAATGCCTCGAGACGCTCACGCAAATGATGCAGGCGC TGATAGTCGAGGTGGGGAATTCATCACACAATTACTGTGAACTGGCTGGACGAACCATGCCCACAGTAGGCGACGTCAGCATTGCGCTAATCAACATgggcatcaacatcagcagcttGGAACCGTATACCCGACGCGTAAATCATGTATCAATTCCACTACCATCACAGCAGACCCAACAGCGTCAACTGAGTTTGCTGCAGGCTGGCAGCAAGGCTGCCCATCCGCATTACGTGCCCAGCTATTTCCCAGCAATGCCCGATCCACATGCTTACATTAGGACGCCAACGCATAAACAGCCTGTTACGGAATACGAGGCAATTCGCGAGAAGGCCGCTAGCCAGAAGCGGGATGTGGAGAAGGCGTTAACCAAATTTCTGTGCAAAACATCTGAAACGGTCAATCTCTTTCCCACCGAGGACAATATGTTTCCAC TGATTGCCTGCAGACCACGATTTCCGCCCTATCTCGCTGCCCTGAATCCGACAGATCAAGTATTTGACTTTGAGGAGCTGGAGTACCACTACTTGGTGGCCAATCGGACAGAGGATGCACCCAGCAAAG AGGATGGTGAGGAAGGTGATAGCGAGAATGAGGACGATGGCGACAAGTCCAAGGAGGAAAAGCTCGAGCTGGAGATTAAGCCCAATTCGACCACGAACAAAGCGATCTTGGAAAATCCCAACATTGACAATCCCTATCTACGAGCTGCAACATTGCCCAAGAGAGCGAAACTGAATCCCGAAAGCGGCGCCGACACACGGAATATAATGCCTGCTCGGCAACAGACTCCAACTGCATCGACAGCATCAACTACACCGACACCCGCTCCAACTCCAACACCCTCGATTTTAGAAATTACGAAAACGTAA
- the LOC132796729 gene encoding small ribosomal subunit protein uS12m gives MNFLRQTFNVTKQLTAQVLQSSYNNCAAAAWRGMASLNQMHRTGPHIKKRPPRQPLDGKPFAKGVVLKTLIKKPKKPNSANRKCVLVRLSTGKEMVAYIPGIGHNLQEHNIVLCRVGRLQDVPGVKLKAVRGVYDLAHVIKKGQ, from the exons ATGAATTTCCTGCGACAAACATTTAACGTTACGAAACAATTGACGGCACAGG tccTGCAGAGCAGCTACAACAATTGTGCTGCCGCAGCTTGGCGAGGCATGGCCTCGTTAAATCAAATGCATCGCACGGGTCCACACATCAAGAAGCGTCCGCCACGTCAGCCACTGGACGGAAAACCCTTTGCCAAGGGCGTTGTGCTCaagacgctgatcaagaagcCGAAGAAGCCCAATTCAGCGAATCGTAAATGCGTGCTTGTCCGCTTATCCACCGGCAAAGAGATGGTCGCCTATATACCGGGCATTGGACACAATCTGCAGGAGCATAACATTGTGCTATGCCGTGTGGGACGATTGCAGGATGTGCCTGGTGTGAAGCTGAAGGCGGTGCGCGGTGTCTACGATCTGGCGCATGTCATCAAGAAGGGCCAATAA